AGAAGTGATGCAAGATTCTTTCCCAAGTGGGATCAAAAGCTGTAAGAAATTCCTCAGAGAAATTACCAAAAAGGAATTGAATTCCACAAAATATAAAACAATATTACCCCATAATGGGAATTGAATCAGATGCAACCccatctcaaaaaaaaaaactataagtAGTAGACACTAACACCAATCAATCtatcaagagagagagagagagtcaagAAAATGCAGATGTACAAGGAAGTAGTGGAGGAATATGAATACAGCTACAGCAACAATGGCTCAGACATGCACATGATGAAGCCTGCTGCTGCACAGCACAGCTACAATCAGAGCCATGGCCATGCGTCCGAGACGAGGTACGAGGATGGCTGGGGCGGCGCCAAGAATAATGACCATTATGCCCTCGGTGGCAAGGTGCATCACGGCGGCAATGAGGGGATGAAGCACGGTGGATACGGGGCTGATCAGGGGCATTTTGGTCATTACAAGGAGGGGATGGGGATGAAGAATGGTGGATATGGGGGGGCTGATCATGGGCATTTTGGTTATAGCAAGGAGGAGATGGGGATGAAGCACGGTGGATATGGGGCTGATCAGGGGCATTTTGGTCATCACAAGGAGGGGATGGGGATGAAGCACGGCGGATATGGGGCTGATCAGGGGCATTTTGGTCATTACAAGGAGGGGATGGGGATGAAGCACGGTGGATATGGGGGCGATCAGGGGCATTTTGGTCATTACAAGGAGGGGATGGGGATGAAGCACGGCGGATATGGGGGTGATCAGGGGCATTTTGGTCATTATAAGGAGGTGATGGAGATGAAGAATGGTGGATATGGGGCTGATCATGGGCATATAGGTTATAGCAAGGAAGGGATGAAGCATGGTGGGTATGGGGCCCACCAGGGGCATTATGGTCCACCTCATCAGAAGGTTTCAGTCTGGGAATTAAAGAGCATTGTAGACTAATGAAGATTgcaa
The genomic region above belongs to Salvia miltiorrhiza cultivar Shanhuang (shh) chromosome 5, IMPLAD_Smil_shh, whole genome shotgun sequence and contains:
- the LOC131026167 gene encoding uncharacterized protein LOC131026167, whose protein sequence is MQMYKEVVEEYEYSYSNNGSDMHMMKPAAAQHSYNQSHGHASETRYEDGWGGAKNNDHYALGGKVHHGGNEGMKHGGYGADQGHFGHYKEGMGMKNGGYGGADHGHFGYSKEEMGMKHGGYGADQGHFGHHKEGMGMKHGGYGADQGHFGHYKEGMGMKHGGYGGDQGHFGHYKEGMGMKHGGYGGDQGHFGHYKEVMEMKNGGYGADHGHIGYSKEGMKHGGYGAHQGHYGPPHQKVSVWELKSIVD